The following coding sequences lie in one Pontibacter sp. G13 genomic window:
- a CDS encoding tyrosine recombinase, which translates to MKFSQAITEFERYLQVERGASELTQQAYLTDIRRYAQSMEDIWEIADPDQIRLSDIQDYLRFLVEECLLQQRSLARNMSSIRAFHGFLFSEEWTDQDPSELLQQPKFGRKLPTVLSVHQIEQILTIIEDHHPQGPRNRVIVEVLYGCGLRVSELTHLKLSDIHPQEGFVRIFGKGGKERLVPIGQPALDAIDHYLYTDRADTRPKPGHEDFLLLNRFGKQLSRISVFTAVKELAALAGIQTSVSPHTFRHSFATHLIEGGADLRAVQDMLGHASITTTEMYLHMDRTYLRSVHAMHHPRP; encoded by the coding sequence ATGAAATTTTCGCAAGCCATCACGGAATTTGAGCGCTATCTGCAAGTGGAGCGAGGGGCCTCTGAGCTGACGCAGCAGGCTTATCTGACTGATATCCGGAGGTATGCGCAATCCATGGAAGACATCTGGGAAATCGCCGATCCAGACCAGATCAGACTGTCGGACATTCAGGATTACCTTCGATTTCTGGTGGAAGAATGTCTTCTGCAACAACGGTCCCTAGCTCGAAACATGTCCAGTATCCGGGCATTTCATGGCTTTTTGTTTTCGGAGGAATGGACCGATCAAGATCCCAGCGAATTGCTCCAGCAGCCCAAGTTTGGTCGAAAGCTGCCGACCGTACTTTCCGTCCATCAGATTGAGCAGATCTTGACGATCATCGAGGATCATCATCCCCAAGGGCCCCGCAATCGGGTGATAGTCGAAGTGCTGTATGGCTGCGGATTACGCGTCTCGGAGCTTACCCACCTCAAGCTATCAGATATCCACCCACAGGAAGGATTTGTACGAATTTTCGGGAAAGGCGGGAAAGAGCGATTGGTTCCGATCGGCCAACCTGCCCTCGATGCTATCGACCACTATCTGTATACGGATCGAGCAGACACACGTCCCAAGCCTGGGCATGAAGACTTCTTGCTCCTCAATCGATTCGGCAAGCAATTGTCCCGGATCTCGGTATTTACAGCTGTAAAGGAACTTGCCGCTCTGGCAGGTATTCAGACATCGGTGAGTCCCCACACCTTTCGGCATTCATTTGCGACCCATTTGATCGAGGGCGGAGCCGACCTCCGAGCGGTTCAGGACATGTTGGGCCATGCCTCCATCACGACGACAGAAATGTATCTGCACATGGATCGTACATATCTTCGTTCGGTACATGCGATGCATCACCCACGCCCCTAA
- the aroQ gene encoding type II 3-dehydroquinate dehydratase: MQLLIINGPNLNLLGHREPDIYGTQTFEDVLLRIRQKYPSYKIGYFQSNHEGELVDRVQTTLAEELDGVVLNLGALTHYSYALHDALKMVKCPKVEVHISHIFSREAFRHQSVIAPACDGMISGLGTAGYDLAIQWLAAKGQ, translated from the coding sequence ATGCAGCTGCTAATCATCAATGGCCCCAACCTCAATCTGCTGGGTCATCGCGAACCGGACATTTACGGGACCCAAACCTTCGAGGATGTGCTCCTTCGCATTCGGCAGAAATATCCATCGTACAAGATCGGATATTTCCAATCCAATCACGAGGGGGAGTTGGTGGATCGCGTCCAAACTACCCTTGCGGAAGAGCTGGATGGCGTAGTCCTCAATTTGGGCGCATTGACGCATTACAGCTACGCGCTGCATGATGCACTGAAAATGGTGAAATGCCCCAAGGTCGAAGTGCATATTTCCCACATTTTTTCCAGAGAGGCCTTCCGTCACCAATCCGTCATTGCGCCAGCATGCGATGGTATGATCTCCGGTTTGGGCACCGCAGGCTATGATTTGGCTATTCAATGGTTGGCGGCCAAAGGCCAATAG
- the pdhA gene encoding pyruvate dehydrogenase (acetyl-transferring) E1 component subunit alpha: protein MSTTKTKSRTRKKKAAYTQEQVMQWYEQALMIRRFEEKAGQLYMQGKFRGFCHLYIGQEAVAVGIEGAIRPDDYVITAYRDHGGALVRGVTPNACMAELYGKATGCSKGKGGSMHFFSKEHNFMGGHGIVGGQIPLGAGIAFGSKYKGGDNVTVCLMGDGATRQGALHEAFNLAMLWELPVIFVIENNAYAMGTSVERTSNVTELHKLGLSYDMPSVSVDAMSTFEVYDAMTAAVEHARSGKGPMLMEMKTYRYRGHSMSDPMKYRTRDELNEFKDRDPIVGLKLYLLENDMATEEQLKEIDTQIKATVAESVTFAEQSPYPDVSALYEDVYVGDYPYIMD from the coding sequence ATGTCTACCACGAAAACGAAGTCGCGCACACGAAAGAAAAAAGCTGCATATACCCAAGAGCAGGTGATGCAATGGTACGAGCAAGCTTTAATGATCCGTCGCTTTGAGGAAAAAGCTGGCCAGTTGTATATGCAGGGTAAGTTCCGCGGGTTCTGCCACTTGTATATCGGTCAAGAGGCGGTTGCTGTTGGAATCGAAGGGGCGATCCGTCCTGACGATTATGTCATTACCGCTTACCGCGATCACGGTGGAGCATTGGTACGCGGGGTAACCCCCAACGCCTGTATGGCCGAGCTGTATGGCAAGGCTACTGGTTGTTCCAAAGGAAAAGGTGGTTCTATGCACTTCTTCTCCAAGGAGCACAACTTCATGGGTGGACACGGGATCGTCGGTGGCCAGATTCCACTCGGAGCCGGAATTGCTTTCGGATCCAAATACAAGGGTGGTGATAACGTGACCGTCTGCTTGATGGGTGACGGTGCTACACGTCAAGGTGCCCTGCACGAAGCCTTCAACTTGGCGATGCTGTGGGAACTTCCTGTGATCTTTGTGATCGAAAACAACGCTTACGCAATGGGTACCTCTGTAGAGCGTACTTCCAATGTGACTGAGCTGCACAAATTGGGTCTCTCCTACGACATGCCTTCAGTGTCTGTAGACGCCATGAGCACCTTCGAAGTGTACGATGCCATGACCGCTGCTGTGGAGCATGCTCGTTCCGGAAAAGGTCCTATGCTGATGGAGATGAAGACCTACCGCTACCGCGGTCACTCCATGTCCGACCCAATGAAATACCGTACACGCGACGAACTCAATGAGTTCAAAGACCGTGACCCAATCGTTGGCTTGAAACTCTACTTGTTGGAGAATGACATGGCTACCGAGGAGCAATTGAAGGAGATCGATACTCAGATCAAGGCAACTGTTGCTGAGTCCGTAACCTTCGCTGAGCAGTCTCCATACCCAGATGTGAGCGCTTTGTACGAAGACGTTTATGTTGGCGATTACCCATACATCATGGACTAA
- the recF gene encoding DNA replication/repair protein RecF (All proteins in this family for which functions are known are DNA-binding proteins that assist the filamentation of RecA onto DNA for the initiation of recombination or recombinational repair.) yields MHFSNLHLIQFRNYPELQVSFSPDINCITGPNGAGKTNILDALHFLSFTKGFRSSQDQQAVQEGGDFFLDQGQWEDERGTYQVSCNYVKQKGKKILINQKPIKRVSEHIGRIPLVAVLPDDTELINGPSQSRRRFMDMLISQYDAAYLQHLMQYDKMIAQRNALLKHFQEVRAFDLDQLALWDEQLIPHGMAILEGRQEFVDRFLEVFAGYVSKIVSDKEVPHIRYRTQLEENTHEAWLALWDRQREKDRVNGYTTAGVHRDDLVFQLDGQSVRNFGSQGQQKTFVLALKLGQYKLLESRSKKSPILLLDDIFDKLDEHRLSKIAEILDEDIRGQIFITDTSQNRLRGVFDDEKKRQVRFFEVVDNQLLALEIE; encoded by the coding sequence TTGCATTTTTCCAACCTACACCTCATCCAATTTCGAAACTATCCAGAGCTTCAAGTTTCTTTTAGCCCTGACATCAATTGTATCACCGGACCCAACGGTGCAGGGAAGACAAATATCCTCGATGCACTCCATTTTCTCTCCTTTACCAAAGGATTTCGGAGTAGTCAGGACCAGCAAGCCGTGCAAGAGGGCGGAGATTTCTTCTTGGATCAAGGACAATGGGAGGATGAAAGAGGCACCTACCAAGTGAGCTGCAACTACGTCAAGCAGAAGGGCAAGAAGATCCTCATCAATCAGAAACCCATCAAGCGCGTCAGTGAGCATATTGGGAGAATTCCGCTGGTGGCAGTCCTGCCCGACGATACCGAACTCATCAATGGCCCCTCCCAGTCCCGAAGACGATTTATGGATATGCTCATCTCGCAATATGATGCGGCGTACCTGCAGCACTTGATGCAATACGACAAGATGATCGCCCAACGCAATGCCCTTCTCAAGCATTTTCAGGAAGTCCGCGCATTCGATCTCGATCAATTGGCCCTCTGGGACGAACAACTCATTCCTCATGGGATGGCCATTCTGGAAGGTAGGCAGGAGTTTGTGGATCGGTTCTTGGAAGTATTTGCAGGGTATGTCAGCAAGATTGTTTCGGACAAGGAAGTGCCTCACATCAGGTACAGGACTCAGCTGGAAGAGAATACCCATGAAGCTTGGTTGGCACTTTGGGATCGGCAGCGCGAAAAGGATCGTGTCAATGGATACACCACCGCGGGCGTGCATCGGGATGACTTGGTGTTTCAATTAGATGGGCAATCTGTCCGGAACTTTGGATCGCAGGGGCAACAGAAAACCTTCGTCTTGGCCCTCAAGCTCGGACAGTACAAATTGCTGGAATCTCGCTCAAAAAAATCACCAATTTTGTTATTGGATGATATTTTTGACAAATTGGACGAACATCGGCTCTCTAAGATCGCCGAAATATTGGACGAAGATATTCGCGGACAAATTTTTATCACCGATACCTCGCAAAATCGGTTGCGTGGGGTATTTGATGATGAAAAAAAGCGCCAAGTGCGTTTTTTCGAAGTTGTGGACAATCAGCTACTCGCACTGGAAATCGAATAA
- a CDS encoding FAD-binding and (Fe-S)-binding domain-containing protein, which translates to MKSTQLNILRASLDGDLFDDTAMRALYATDASVYREMPAAVAIPKHTEDLKQLVAFAKSAGTSLIPRAAGTSLAGQCVGSGIVVDTSKYFNQILEVNPEESWVRVQPGVIRDDLNKFLKPHGLFFGPNTSTANRAMVGGMVGNNSCGSYSIVYGTTRDHVMELEVILSDGSEVTFGPITQAEFEAKCKLNSLEGNLYRQIKEELSQKDQQQRIRAEFPKASIHRRNTGYAVDVLLESEVFTEGGRTFNFCDLLTGSEGTLSLISAIKLHCDPLPPKHIGLLAAHYETVDEALQSVLTAMKFKPRAVELMDKIIMDCTKDNRMYQQNRFFVQGDPGGILLIEVGGETEPEMLSALDEMESALTREGKCYAIPKVLGPDIKKVWDLRKAGLGLLANVPGDAKPVAVIEDTAVELAELPSYIRDFTHIMANYNQRSVYYAHAGAGELHLRPILDLKKSRDRQDFRDIARDTAELVKKYQGSLSGEHGDGRVRAEFIPLMVGEENYELLRRVKFAWDPQNIFNPGKIVDAPPMDESLRYEAEQKTPQFDTVMDFSDTGGILRAAEKCNGSGDCRKSHLSGGTMCPSFMATRNEKDTTRARANILREVLTRSNDENPFANPDIYEVMDLCLSCKGCASECPSNVNVASLKAEFLQQYYRTHGVPLRAKAFAFFGRLNKMASFFPVLSNFALSNKLSGGFLKRTLKVAPERNLPLIHKQTLRTWYGRNRRHLNPKEPKGKVYFFCDEFTDYNDTPIGIMGIKLLVKLGYEVVMVKHAESGRGPISKGLLEMAQKMASHNVHIFKDLITAETPLVGVEPSAILGFRDEYPRLVSEQDREDAKRIGQHALTIEEFLHREWKAGKISSDQFHQAPKQVLLHGHCHQKALSSIDPTVELLQLPKGYEVEVIPSGCCGMAGSFGYEAEHYALSMKVGELVLFPAVRDAAPQTLIAAPGTSCRHQIHDGTKRKALHPLEILWQALK; encoded by the coding sequence ATGAAGTCTACCCAACTTAATATTCTCCGAGCATCTCTGGACGGAGATTTGTTCGATGATACTGCCATGCGGGCCCTGTATGCCACAGATGCATCCGTCTACCGCGAAATGCCCGCAGCGGTGGCGATTCCCAAGCACACCGAAGACCTCAAACAACTCGTGGCATTTGCCAAAAGTGCCGGAACTTCCCTCATTCCTCGTGCTGCCGGAACCTCCCTCGCAGGCCAATGCGTCGGTTCGGGAATTGTCGTAGACACTTCCAAATATTTCAACCAGATCCTTGAGGTCAACCCCGAGGAATCATGGGTCCGAGTTCAGCCGGGCGTGATCCGTGATGATCTCAACAAATTCCTCAAACCGCACGGACTGTTTTTTGGCCCTAATACTTCTACCGCCAACCGTGCCATGGTAGGCGGAATGGTCGGCAATAATTCCTGCGGTTCCTACTCGATCGTCTATGGGACTACCCGCGACCATGTGATGGAATTGGAAGTTATCCTGAGTGATGGCTCGGAGGTGACATTCGGTCCGATTACACAGGCGGAATTCGAAGCGAAATGCAAGCTCAATTCCCTAGAAGGCAATCTCTATCGCCAAATCAAGGAGGAGCTTTCTCAAAAAGACCAGCAACAACGAATCAGAGCTGAATTTCCCAAAGCATCCATTCACCGGAGAAACACGGGGTACGCCGTAGATGTCCTGTTGGAATCAGAGGTCTTCACGGAAGGTGGTCGCACCTTCAATTTCTGTGATCTGCTCACGGGATCTGAAGGAACTCTTTCATTGATCTCTGCCATCAAGCTCCATTGCGATCCGCTCCCCCCCAAGCATATCGGCCTATTGGCAGCCCACTACGAAACGGTAGACGAAGCCCTCCAATCGGTGCTTACCGCCATGAAGTTCAAGCCCAGAGCTGTTGAGCTCATGGACAAGATCATCATGGATTGCACCAAGGATAATCGGATGTATCAGCAAAACCGATTCTTTGTGCAGGGTGATCCGGGTGGCATTTTGCTCATTGAGGTAGGTGGCGAGACTGAGCCAGAGATGCTGTCGGCCTTGGACGAAATGGAATCAGCCCTCACCCGCGAGGGGAAATGCTACGCCATCCCCAAGGTGCTAGGCCCAGACATCAAAAAAGTTTGGGACTTGCGGAAAGCTGGGCTCGGCTTGCTGGCCAATGTACCCGGTGATGCCAAGCCAGTTGCAGTCATCGAGGACACCGCGGTAGAGCTGGCGGAACTTCCATCCTACATCCGGGACTTTACGCATATCATGGCCAATTACAACCAGCGGTCAGTCTACTATGCCCATGCAGGTGCGGGGGAACTACATTTGCGGCCTATTTTGGATCTGAAGAAATCGCGAGATCGCCAGGACTTCCGAGATATTGCTAGAGACACGGCTGAATTGGTCAAGAAGTACCAAGGCTCACTGAGCGGGGAACATGGAGATGGTCGAGTCCGGGCAGAATTTATCCCCTTGATGGTGGGCGAGGAAAACTACGAACTCCTGAGACGGGTCAAATTCGCTTGGGACCCGCAGAATATCTTCAACCCAGGCAAGATTGTCGATGCGCCTCCGATGGACGAATCACTGCGATATGAGGCAGAGCAAAAAACTCCTCAGTTCGATACAGTCATGGATTTTTCTGATACGGGCGGAATTCTTAGAGCTGCGGAGAAGTGCAATGGCTCTGGCGATTGCCGAAAAAGCCATCTTTCAGGAGGTACCATGTGTCCGAGCTTCATGGCTACGCGGAATGAAAAGGACACCACACGTGCAAGAGCCAATATCCTCCGCGAGGTTCTGACCAGATCGAATGATGAAAACCCATTTGCCAACCCAGACATTTATGAGGTTATGGACCTCTGTCTGTCATGCAAGGGATGTGCATCCGAGTGTCCTTCCAATGTCAATGTGGCTTCCCTCAAAGCAGAATTTCTTCAGCAATATTACCGCACGCATGGCGTACCGTTGCGAGCTAAGGCATTTGCCTTCTTTGGGCGGCTAAATAAAATGGCGTCCTTCTTTCCCGTGTTGAGCAACTTCGCGCTTTCCAACAAACTATCAGGCGGATTTCTCAAACGAACGCTCAAGGTAGCTCCAGAGCGTAATCTACCCCTCATTCACAAGCAAACCTTGAGGACTTGGTACGGGCGAAACCGACGTCACCTAAACCCCAAAGAGCCCAAGGGCAAGGTCTATTTCTTCTGCGACGAATTCACCGATTACAACGATACGCCGATCGGTATCATGGGGATTAAGCTTTTGGTAAAGCTGGGGTATGAAGTGGTCATGGTCAAACATGCAGAAAGTGGCCGAGGTCCAATCTCCAAGGGTTTGTTGGAAATGGCCCAGAAAATGGCCAGTCACAACGTCCATATTTTTAAGGATCTCATCACAGCTGAAACCCCACTGGTGGGAGTCGAGCCTTCCGCTATCCTCGGGTTTCGGGATGAATATCCTAGACTTGTGTCTGAGCAGGATCGTGAAGATGCCAAGCGAATAGGCCAACACGCCTTGACGATTGAAGAATTTTTGCATCGTGAATGGAAGGCAGGAAAGATCTCTTCCGACCAATTTCATCAAGCTCCCAAGCAAGTCTTGCTGCACGGTCATTGTCATCAAAAGGCGTTGTCATCGATCGATCCGACTGTAGAGCTCTTGCAATTGCCTAAAGGCTATGAAGTGGAAGTGATCCCTTCTGGCTGCTGCGGAATGGCGGGGTCATTTGGATACGAAGCGGAGCACTATGCCCTGTCGATGAAGGTCGGGGAGTTGGTACTATTCCCAGCTGTCCGCGATGCTGCACCCCAAACCTTGATTGCCGCACCGGGGACAAGTTGTAGGCATCAAATCCACGATGGTACCAAACGCAAGGCACTCCACCCATTGGAGATTCTTTGGCAGGCATTGAAGTAG
- a CDS encoding DinB family protein, giving the protein MESATPTPTTFQGHFLQMFQYDLWANLETFQSVIDAEPQDSQISRWMSHIYNAEQLWYDRLVPQSPQVTVWQSHLDQDIPNKILKVNDQITQWISAQSEGSLFVPISYHNSKGTSYQTTPKDILTHIINHSTHHRAQICARLRSFGITPPATDYIFWVRGR; this is encoded by the coding sequence ATGGAATCAGCTACTCCCACTCCCACCACTTTTCAGGGGCATTTCCTCCAGATGTTCCAATACGATCTCTGGGCCAATCTGGAGACCTTTCAGTCGGTGATAGATGCAGAGCCCCAAGACAGTCAAATCTCTCGATGGATGTCGCACATCTACAATGCTGAACAGCTTTGGTACGATCGTTTGGTACCTCAATCCCCCCAAGTGACTGTCTGGCAGAGTCACCTAGACCAAGATATCCCCAACAAAATCCTCAAGGTCAACGACCAGATTACCCAATGGATTTCTGCGCAATCCGAGGGCTCGCTGTTTGTTCCGATTTCTTATCACAATTCAAAAGGGACCTCCTATCAGACTACCCCCAAAGATATCTTGACTCACATCATCAATCATTCTACGCATCACCGGGCACAAATCTGCGCCAGATTGCGATCGTTTGGGATCACCCCACCGGCCACCGATTACATTTTCTGGGTACGGGGGAGATAG